The following proteins come from a genomic window of Nostoc sp. TCL26-01:
- a CDS encoding isochorismatase, with the protein MNNLITTQLPTPPHFHSEKVSEVWRVPYQERAAAATAWQKKHNIQPAILDQTRICLLLIDVQNTFCIPGFELFVGGKSGTGAVDDNRRICEFIYHHLGVITKIIPTLDTHTATQIFHPIFWVNQLGEHPIPAVTNISPTDIDQGIWQVNPDVANSITHGDYELLKKHAYHYVKQLSQNGKYPLIVWPYHSMLGGIGHALVASVEEAIFFHSLVRQSPTQFEIKGDNPLTENYSVLRPEVLIGFDENPLAQKNQRLIQQLLEFDAVIIAGQAKSHCVAWTIDDLLTEIQHIDPSLAKKVYLLEDCTSPVVVPGVVDYTEQADAAFARFAAAGMHIIKSTEPMPISS; encoded by the coding sequence ATGAATAATCTCATCACAACTCAATTACCCACTCCTCCTCACTTTCACTCAGAAAAAGTTAGCGAAGTCTGGCGTGTACCCTATCAAGAAAGAGCAGCAGCAGCAACAGCATGGCAAAAAAAACACAATATTCAACCTGCAATCTTAGATCAAACTCGTATTTGCCTATTACTGATAGATGTTCAGAATACTTTCTGTATTCCCGGATTTGAGTTATTTGTTGGTGGTAAATCTGGAACTGGAGCAGTTGACGATAATAGAAGAATCTGTGAATTTATCTATCATCATTTAGGCGTGATTACCAAAATCATTCCTACCCTAGATACTCATACAGCAACACAAATATTTCACCCAATTTTTTGGGTAAATCAGTTAGGTGAACACCCCATACCAGCAGTTACCAATATCTCTCCGACAGATATTGATCAAGGTATTTGGCAAGTTAATCCAGATGTAGCTAACAGCATTACTCATGGTGATTATGAGTTATTAAAAAAACACGCTTACCACTATGTCAAACAACTCAGTCAAAATGGCAAGTATCCTTTAATAGTTTGGCCTTATCATTCTATGTTGGGAGGAATTGGTCATGCTTTGGTTGCCTCAGTCGAAGAAGCGATATTTTTTCATAGTCTGGTTCGTCAAAGTCCCACCCAATTTGAAATTAAAGGTGATAACCCTTTAACAGAAAATTATTCTGTTTTGCGTCCAGAAGTTTTAATTGGGTTTGATGAAAATCCTCTAGCGCAAAAAAACCAGCGCCTAATTCAGCAACTTTTAGAATTTGATGCTGTCATCATTGCTGGACAAGCTAAAAGTCATTGTGTTGCTTGGACGATTGATGATTTATTAACAGAAATCCAACACATAGATCCTAGTCTTGCTAAAAAAGTTTACTTGCTAGAAGATTGTACTTCCCCTGTCGTAGTTCCAGGAGTTGTGGACTACACAGAACAAGCCGATGCGGCGTTTGCTAGGTTTGCAGCAGCAGGAATGCACATCATTAAATCTACTGAACCTATGCCAATCTCATCTTAA
- a CDS encoding AGE family epimerase/isomerase, translating into MRQDWQQLAELYKNTLLDHVLPFWENHSLDWEQGGYFTCLDRQGKVYDTDKFIWLQNRQVWTFSMICNQLEKRENWLNIAKNGAKFLAQHGRDAEGNWYFALTRTGEPLVQPYNIFSDCFAAMAFSQYALASGAEWAKDVAMQAYNNVLRRQANPKGKYTKAYPGTRPMKSLSVPMILANLTLEMEWLLSPETLEKVLAATVQEVMGDFLDTERGLMYENVAPDGSHIDCFEGRLINPGHGIEAMWFIMDIAQRQNDSKTINQAVDVVLNILNFAWDSEYGGLYYFMDANGHPPQQLEWDQKLWWVHLESLVALAMAYRLTGRTDCWEWYEKMHDYTWAHFADSEYGEWFGYLNRRGEVLLNLKGGKWKGCFHVPRALYLCWQQFAALSSQSS; encoded by the coding sequence ATGAGGCAAGATTGGCAACAGCTAGCAGAACTGTACAAAAATACTCTCCTTGATCATGTATTGCCCTTTTGGGAAAATCACTCCCTCGACTGGGAACAAGGCGGTTACTTTACTTGCCTCGATCGCCAGGGTAAAGTGTATGATACAGACAAATTTATCTGGTTGCAAAATCGCCAAGTTTGGACTTTTTCTATGATATGCAACCAGTTAGAAAAACGGGAAAACTGGTTGAACATTGCCAAAAATGGGGCTAAATTTTTAGCTCAACACGGCCGAGATGCAGAGGGTAATTGGTATTTTGCTCTCACTCGCACAGGGGAACCATTAGTTCAACCCTACAATATTTTTTCTGATTGCTTTGCAGCAATGGCATTTAGTCAATATGCCCTAGCCTCTGGTGCAGAATGGGCCAAAGATGTCGCTATGCAAGCATATAACAACGTTCTCCGCCGCCAAGCAAATCCCAAGGGAAAATATACTAAAGCTTACCCCGGCACACGTCCCATGAAATCTTTATCTGTGCCGATGATTTTAGCCAATCTCACTTTAGAAATGGAGTGGTTGTTATCTCCGGAAACGTTGGAAAAAGTCTTAGCTGCAACTGTTCAAGAAGTGATGGGTGATTTTCTGGACACAGAACGGGGGTTGATGTACGAAAATGTTGCTCCTGATGGTTCCCATATTGATTGTTTTGAAGGACGACTAATTAATCCTGGTCATGGGATCGAGGCGATGTGGTTTATTATGGATATTGCCCAACGGCAAAACGACAGCAAAACTATCAACCAAGCTGTTGATGTAGTGTTGAATATTCTCAATTTTGCTTGGGATAGTGAATACGGCGGCTTGTACTATTTTATGGATGCTAATGGTCATCCACCACAGCAACTAGAATGGGATCAAAAATTGTGGTGGGTACACCTAGAATCGTTGGTAGCATTGGCAATGGCTTATCGCTTAACAGGACGTACAGACTGTTGGGAATGGTATGAAAAAATGCACGATTATACTTGGGCGCACTTTGCCGACTCAGAATATGGCGAATGGTTTGGCTACCTAAATCGCCGTGGTGAAGTATTATTAAATCTGAAAGGTGGCAAATGGAAGGGATGTTTTCATGTACCCCGTGCTTTATATTTGTGCTGGCAACAGTTTGCTGCTTTGAGTTCACAGTCAAGTTAA
- a CDS encoding Uma2 family endonuclease, whose amino-acid sequence MSVVTPKRFTIDEYHQLIELGFLKEGDRIELIRGELIQMVAKGTPHTVCGSILCRQLDRLLGDTVVIRRQDPITLPNQSEPEPDVVIARGRDEDYLAHHPYPQDILLVIEISDSTLTYDQTKKLEIYAEAEILNYWIVDLNALQLERYSQPYQDTHGKFNYLSKQISLPNQSVAIPGFEDISLELSRVFLSSATDKDKL is encoded by the coding sequence ATGAGTGTTGTCACACCAAAGCGATTCACTATAGATGAATATCATCAATTGATAGAACTGGGATTTTTAAAAGAAGGCGATCGCATAGAATTAATCAGAGGAGAATTAATCCAAATGGTAGCTAAGGGAACGCCTCATACAGTCTGCGGTTCTATTCTCTGTCGTCAATTAGATCGACTTTTGGGTGACACAGTTGTGATTCGTAGACAAGACCCAATTACTTTACCCAATCAGAGTGAACCAGAACCAGATGTAGTTATTGCACGCGGGAGAGATGAAGATTATCTCGCTCATCATCCCTACCCCCAAGATATTTTACTAGTGATAGAAATTTCCGATTCTACATTAACCTATGACCAAACCAAGAAGTTAGAAATATATGCAGAAGCAGAAATTTTAAATTATTGGATTGTAGATTTAAATGCTCTTCAACTTGAGCGTTATAGTCAGCCTTATCAAGATACTCATGGTAAATTTAATTATCTGAGTAAACAAATTTCTTTACCAAATCAGTCCGTAGCTATTCCTGGGTTTGAAGATATTTCATTAGAATTGAGTCGAGTTTTTCTCTCAAGCGCAACTGACAAGGATAAACTCTGA
- a CDS encoding MotA/TolQ/ExbB proton channel family protein has product MAINNLFQAGGVVMWPLLAFSLLAVGLIIERVSFWVRISGKQNRVVKEVLKLYRLDNVVGALETLQQHTDLPIARIFLAALELEEPTPEEFRLALESEAQAEIPILKRFQSIFDTIIGLAPLLGLLGTVLGLITSFAALDIGDVGGTKTAGVTSGISEALVSTASGLVVAIFTLFFANSFRGLYQRQIAWIQEYGGQLELLYRRRYERRS; this is encoded by the coding sequence ATGGCAATTAATAATTTATTTCAAGCAGGTGGCGTGGTGATGTGGCCTCTGCTGGCATTTTCGTTACTAGCAGTTGGGTTGATTATTGAACGTGTGAGTTTTTGGGTGAGAATTAGTGGTAAGCAAAACCGTGTAGTGAAAGAAGTACTAAAACTTTATCGTCTGGATAATGTAGTTGGTGCATTGGAAACATTGCAGCAACATACAGATTTACCCATCGCGCGGATTTTTCTGGCTGCTTTAGAATTAGAGGAACCAACACCAGAGGAATTTCGTTTGGCTTTGGAAAGTGAAGCCCAAGCGGAAATACCTATACTCAAACGCTTTCAAAGTATTTTTGACACTATCATTGGACTTGCACCTTTACTCGGCTTGCTGGGTACTGTTTTGGGATTAATTACTTCCTTTGCTGCTTTGGATATTGGTGATGTCGGTGGCACAAAAACCGCAGGTGTCACATCGGGAATTAGTGAAGCTTTGGTGTCTACAGCATCAGGATTAGTTGTGGCAATATTTACCCTGTTTTTTGCTAACAGCTTTCGTGGACTTTATCAACGCCAGATTGCTTGGATTCAAGAGTATGGAGGACAGTTAGAATTACTCTATCGTCGTCGCTATGAAAGAAGAAGTTAG
- a CDS encoding glycogen debranching protein has protein sequence MTIWVNEQIDPSGMIHACIACCDESQAKDCHESFQNNLTDFQKSAGWVASLRTVASWDEVPVNALKLD, from the coding sequence ATGACTATTTGGGTAAATGAACAAATTGATCCATCAGGAATGATTCATGCCTGTATTGCTTGTTGTGATGAGTCGCAAGCTAAGGACTGTCATGAGTCGTTCCAGAACAATTTAACCGACTTCCAAAAATCAGCTGGTTGGGTGGCAAGTTTGCGGACAGTTGCATCTTGGGATGAAGTACCAGTTAATGCTTTAAAACTTGATTAA
- a CDS encoding methylmalonic aciduria and homocystinuria type D protein has product MVNYPRVYTAEHTCPINLVGKQGQAVQISIHSPSQYICANRERILPDWQQQTLFWVVIVLQKSRYPLVTSTPEIEIEKELLRERFMRFGFDLAFNLRDRNYLADLIDPRTGYPLLSRPGAIPHNDTAVVKALLHYPVLKNKCCVLVHPTWGTFVYPSIFISAAPPMIVEWATKSVASSHGWQEVS; this is encoded by the coding sequence GTGGTGAATTATCCCAGAGTTTATACTGCGGAGCATACTTGTCCCATTAATTTGGTTGGCAAACAGGGACAAGCGGTGCAAATTTCTATTCACTCTCCCAGTCAGTATATCTGTGCCAACCGCGAACGGATATTACCAGATTGGCAACAGCAAACTCTATTTTGGGTTGTGATTGTTTTACAAAAGTCCCGATATCCTTTAGTGACAAGTACACCCGAAATAGAAATAGAAAAGGAACTTTTGCGGGAGAGGTTTATGCGATTTGGTTTTGACCTTGCTTTTAATTTACGCGATCGCAATTATTTAGCAGACCTCATAGATCCTCGTACTGGCTACCCTCTACTTTCTCGTCCTGGGGCAATCCCCCACAATGATACAGCAGTTGTCAAGGCTTTACTTCACTACCCTGTTTTAAAAAACAAATGTTGTGTCCTCGTACATCCCACTTGGGGTACGTTTGTTTATCCCAGTATTTTTATCTCCGCCGCACCACCAATGATTGTGGAATGGGCGACTAAAAGCGTAGCATCTAGTCACGGGTGGCAAGAGGTTAGTTAA
- a CDS encoding TrkA family potassium uptake protein, which translates to MYSTFEQKYKRIQQELMAGTIALGGVFLIGTLWYKLVEGWSWEDAAYMTVITLATVGYGETHPLGSRGRLFTIALILLGVVNIGYIVNRFTEAVIQGYFQQGIRLRQQRRLMESLSEHYIICGFSRTGRQIAKEFRAEGVQFVVIDSELESVERAQTEGYIVYQGDATLDDTLLKVGIDRAMCLVAALPSDAENLYTVLSAKTLNPRIRAIARASTEEALQKLQRGGADAVISPYITGGKRMAAAALRPQVLDFVDGILTGADRQLYMEEFLLDPAFCPFVGQTLQKAKLRSQTGALVLAIRRLDGTLIGGPTGDTVLMPGDTLICMGTAEQLRSLNQVLGPINSQYLRQPKNS; encoded by the coding sequence TTGTATTCAACCTTTGAGCAAAAATACAAACGCATTCAACAAGAATTAATGGCCGGGACGATCGCTCTCGGTGGTGTTTTTCTCATTGGGACTTTGTGGTATAAGCTAGTCGAGGGCTGGTCATGGGAAGATGCTGCTTACATGACGGTCATCACCTTAGCTACTGTGGGATACGGTGAAACACACCCCCTGGGTAGCCGAGGCAGGTTGTTTACCATTGCCCTGATTTTATTGGGTGTGGTGAATATTGGTTACATTGTCAACAGGTTTACGGAAGCAGTTATTCAGGGCTACTTTCAACAAGGTATTCGACTAAGACAACAAAGGCGATTAATGGAATCTCTATCAGAACATTACATTATCTGTGGATTTAGTCGCACTGGTCGGCAAATTGCGAAGGAATTTCGCGCGGAAGGTGTACAGTTTGTCGTGATTGATTCTGAGTTGGAATCCGTAGAAAGAGCGCAAACCGAAGGTTATATAGTCTATCAAGGTGATGCTACTTTAGATGATACCTTGTTGAAAGTGGGTATTGACCGGGCAATGTGTTTAGTTGCTGCTCTACCTTCTGATGCTGAAAATTTATACACTGTATTGTCAGCGAAAACCTTGAATCCAAGAATTAGAGCGATCGCCAGAGCCAGCACGGAAGAAGCGCTACAAAAATTACAACGTGGCGGTGCAGATGCAGTAATTTCACCGTATATTACAGGTGGTAAGCGCATGGCTGCGGCAGCCCTCAGACCACAAGTATTAGACTTTGTAGATGGGATTCTTACAGGTGCAGACCGTCAATTATACATGGAAGAATTTTTACTTGACCCAGCCTTTTGTCCCTTCGTCGGTCAAACCTTGCAAAAAGCTAAATTGCGATCGCAAACAGGAGCATTAGTCCTGGCTATTCGTCGTCTTGATGGTACACTCATCGGTGGCCCCACCGGCGATACCGTCTTAATGCCAGGAGACACCCTAATTTGCATGGGAACCGCCGAACAACTTAGAAGCCTCAATCAAGTTCTCGGCCCCATCAATTCTCAGTATTTGCGACAGCCTAAGAATAGTTGA
- a CDS encoding aspartate aminotransferase family protein, with translation MSLQTLLEQATNPPSGSVASSPFSADSFDASVMSTYGRFPLALERGAGCRVWDTQGREYLDFVAGIATCTLGHAHPAMVEAVTRQIQKLHHVSNLYYIPEQGELAKWIIQHSCADRVFFCNSGAEANEAAIKLARKYAHTVLDIEKPIILTANASFHGRTLATITATAQPKYQKYFDPLVPGFHYVPYNDISAIEAAISELDEGDYRVAAILIEPLQGEGGVRPGDVEYFQRLRKICDETGILLIFDEVQVGMGRSGKLWGYEYLGVEPDIFTSAKGLGGGIPIGAMMSKKFCDVFQPGEHASTFGGNPFACGVALAVCQTLEKENILQNVQARGEQLRAGLRAIAAKYPHHLTEVRGWGLINGLELQADIQLTAADVVNAAIKEGLLLVPAGPKVVRFVPPLIVTEAEVSAALQAVEKAIANII, from the coding sequence GTGAGCCTACAAACTCTGCTAGAGCAAGCCACGAACCCCCCATCAGGTTCTGTTGCATCTAGTCCCTTTAGCGCAGATAGCTTTGACGCATCTGTCATGTCCACCTATGGCCGATTTCCCCTCGCCCTAGAACGGGGTGCAGGTTGTCGAGTTTGGGATACCCAAGGACGGGAGTACCTAGATTTTGTGGCGGGGATTGCCACTTGTACTTTAGGACACGCCCACCCAGCGATGGTAGAAGCAGTGACACGCCAGATTCAGAAGCTGCATCATGTCTCTAATTTGTACTACATTCCCGAACAAGGTGAACTAGCTAAATGGATTATTCAACACTCCTGTGCTGATCGTGTATTTTTCTGTAACTCTGGTGCAGAGGCAAACGAAGCCGCAATTAAACTGGCGCGCAAATATGCTCACACAGTTTTGGACATTGAAAAACCAATTATCCTCACAGCTAACGCCAGTTTCCACGGTCGGACTTTAGCAACTATCACCGCCACAGCCCAACCAAAGTACCAGAAATATTTTGACCCTCTAGTACCAGGATTTCATTACGTACCATACAACGATATTAGTGCTATAGAAGCAGCAATTAGTGAGTTAGATGAGGGAGATTACCGCGTTGCTGCCATCTTAATTGAACCATTACAAGGTGAAGGTGGCGTTCGTCCGGGAGATGTAGAATATTTCCAAAGACTGCGGAAGATTTGTGATGAGACTGGTATTTTGTTGATTTTCGACGAAGTGCAAGTTGGTATGGGACGCAGTGGTAAATTATGGGGTTATGAATATCTGGGTGTTGAGCCGGATATCTTCACCAGCGCCAAAGGTTTAGGCGGCGGTATCCCCATTGGGGCAATGATGAGTAAGAAATTCTGTGATGTGTTCCAACCAGGAGAACACGCTAGCACTTTTGGCGGAAATCCCTTTGCCTGTGGAGTCGCACTGGCAGTTTGTCAGACATTAGAAAAAGAGAATATTTTGCAGAATGTGCAAGCTAGAGGTGAACAACTAAGAGCAGGATTGAGAGCGATCGCTGCTAAATATCCCCATCATCTCACTGAAGTGCGCGGTTGGGGTTTAATCAATGGTTTGGAATTACAAGCAGATATCCAGTTAACTGCTGCTGATGTCGTCAACGCTGCGATTAAGGAAGGCTTATTACTTGTACCCGCAGGGCCAAAAGTCGTTCGTTTTGTTCCACCATTGATTGTGACAGAGGCAGAAGTCAGCGCGGCGTTGCAAGCAGTTGAGAAAGCGATCGCCAACATCATATGA
- the glsA gene encoding glutaminase A has protein sequence MANPGDLEILPSPLLTVINDLHSQYKSLKEGIVANYIPELAKVNPDLFSISIATVDGQVYQVGDDQQLFTIQSISKVLAYGLALEDHGRDYVLTRVGVEPTGDAFNAIILDEQSKRPYNPMVNAGAIATTSLIKGAGATERLNRVLEMFRRYIGHDVFVDISVFTSERSTGHRNRAMAHLMLNFGMINQNIEEALDLYFQQCAVMVNCRDLAVMAATLANKGVNPITKEQAVDSTYIKDILSVMYTCGMYNFAGEWAYKIGIPAKSGVCGGIMAVVPNQMGIAVFSPPLDIRGNSVRGVKVCEELSQRLGLHLFECRGKGVSGH, from the coding sequence ATGGCAAATCCAGGAGATTTAGAAATACTACCTTCCCCTCTACTAACTGTGATCAACGATTTGCATTCTCAATACAAATCGCTCAAAGAAGGAATAGTCGCTAACTATATACCAGAACTTGCGAAAGTAAACCCAGACCTATTTAGTATTTCCATTGCCACAGTAGACGGTCAGGTTTATCAGGTGGGAGATGATCAACAACTATTTACTATCCAGTCAATTTCTAAGGTACTGGCTTACGGACTCGCTTTAGAAGATCATGGACGAGATTATGTCTTGACTAGAGTGGGAGTGGAACCAACAGGAGACGCATTTAACGCGATTATTTTAGATGAGCAGTCCAAGCGACCATATAATCCCATGGTAAATGCTGGAGCGATCGCCACCACTAGTTTAATTAAAGGTGCTGGAGCTACAGAACGACTGAATCGAGTCCTAGAAATGTTTCGTCGGTACATTGGTCATGACGTATTTGTTGATATTTCCGTCTTTACCTCCGAACGCAGCACCGGACATCGCAACCGGGCGATGGCGCACCTCATGCTCAACTTTGGCATGATCAACCAAAATATAGAAGAAGCTTTAGACTTATATTTTCAGCAGTGTGCTGTGATGGTGAACTGTCGTGACTTAGCTGTGATGGCGGCGACTCTAGCCAACAAAGGTGTCAACCCCATCACAAAAGAACAAGCTGTAGATAGTACATATATAAAAGATATCCTCAGCGTCATGTACACCTGTGGGATGTATAACTTTGCTGGTGAATGGGCTTACAAAATTGGCATTCCCGCCAAAAGTGGCGTTTGTGGCGGAATTATGGCTGTAGTCCCTAACCAGATGGGAATTGCTGTATTTTCCCCACCTCTTGATATTCGCGGTAACAGCGTCCGAGGGGTGAAAGTCTGCGAAGAACTCTCACAGCGCTTGGGGTTACATCTGTTTGAGTGTAGGGGGAAAGGAGTCAGTGGTCATTAG
- a CDS encoding septal ring lytic transglycosylase RlpA family protein — MNQRHLWTIAALSVTVLGTPTVGRTQTTNTTAPVAQTTATSDVVKVGEFKSSEGKITSDAVITSIHPHNIGGRRAATLFIRNIPVLTFTSSKPVANVETKEGVIGNAEGVRSYALNTDNSVKVASAGNLADARTQVDSLNDDPVKRASLVAAKINQLVREDVKADQITVSWQGEDKSSVATQAQNKGSSNQQSNGDRFIIKTSNQELVEINQNTRLADTTNSLAQDALQATNRLRRLIGNASPLSQIANLPTRSPVSIPKIPQEIAIGGVRLSFRGIASYYGYDGSGSQTASGERFNPEAMTAAHRSLPLGTKVKVTNTRNGRSVVVRINDRGPYIRGRIIDVSTGAARLLGMIGSGVAPVHIQVLGR, encoded by the coding sequence ATGAATCAAAGACATTTGTGGACTATTGCCGCCCTATCTGTAACTGTTTTGGGAACACCAACAGTCGGTAGGACTCAAACTACGAACACCACCGCACCAGTTGCTCAAACAACCGCAACTAGTGACGTAGTTAAAGTAGGGGAGTTTAAATCCTCAGAGGGGAAAATAACCTCGGATGCTGTGATTACGAGCATTCATCCTCACAACATCGGAGGTCGCAGGGCGGCAACCCTGTTTATCCGGAATATTCCAGTTCTCACCTTTACGAGTTCTAAGCCAGTTGCCAATGTGGAGACAAAAGAGGGTGTAATTGGAAATGCTGAGGGCGTGCGATCGTACGCCCTTAATACTGATAACTCAGTTAAAGTGGCGAGTGCTGGAAATTTAGCGGATGCCAGAACCCAAGTTGACTCGCTAAATGATGATCCAGTCAAAAGAGCTAGTTTAGTAGCAGCAAAAATCAACCAGCTAGTTCGGGAAGATGTAAAAGCCGATCAGATTACCGTCAGTTGGCAAGGCGAGGACAAATCATCGGTCGCTACTCAAGCTCAAAACAAAGGTTCCTCTAACCAACAATCGAACGGCGATCGCTTTATCATCAAAACCAGTAATCAAGAATTGGTGGAAATTAATCAAAATACCCGCCTAGCGGATACCACCAACAGTTTGGCACAAGACGCATTACAAGCCACTAATCGCCTACGGCGACTCATAGGTAATGCCTCTCCTCTCAGCCAGATTGCTAATTTACCGACACGTTCACCAGTGTCCATCCCCAAAATACCGCAGGAGATTGCGATCGGCGGAGTCCGGCTGAGTTTCCGAGGGATAGCATCTTATTATGGCTATGACGGTTCTGGTAGCCAAACTGCCAGTGGCGAGAGATTTAACCCCGAAGCCATGACAGCAGCGCACCGCAGCTTGCCTCTGGGGACAAAAGTGAAAGTAACCAACACCCGCAACGGTCGTTCTGTAGTTGTCAGAATCAATGACCGTGGCCCATACATTCGGGGTCGCATCATTGATGTGTCTACTGGTGCAGCCAGACTTTTGGGTATGATCGGCAGTGGCGTTGCTCCAGTGCATATTCAAGTATTGGGAAGATAG
- a CDS encoding bifunctional pantoate--beta-alanine ligase/(d)CMP kinase, translating into MRLLTTVAALRCYLKKRRLENQLTVSAEQILDGITNWYQTAIGLVPTMGSLHQGHLSLIERARQENSTVIVSIFVNPLQFGPKEDYGRYPRTLEQDQQLCEQASVDAIFAPNPEELGIPAKNIQESLVTQVIPPSAMISGLCGRSRLGHFQGVATIVTKLLNLVQPDRAYFGQKDGQQLAVIKRLVADLNLPVEIVACPTVREASGLACSSRNQYLTTEEKQQAAILYRGLLQAEAAFKAGDRHSRELIAVVQQELAKVSTVFVEYIELVEPTTLMPLDKIQEEGMLAIAARLGSTRLIDNTILRDRQLIIAIDGPAGAGKSTVARQVATKLGLVYLDTGAMYRAVTWLVLQQGIAIDDECAIAELANKCKIELTPNQDLKSPVRVWIDNTDVTQAIRSVEVTSQVSAIAAQTAVREALVKQQQSWGKKGGLVAEGRDIGTHVFPDAEVKIFLTASVGERARRRQQDFQKQGQMEVNLAQLEKDIAERDWKDSTRKVSPLQKAADAIEIQTDGLSISDVTAQIVDYYQNRLSQW; encoded by the coding sequence GTGCGCCTGCTGACAACGGTTGCAGCTTTACGCTGCTATTTAAAGAAACGTCGCTTAGAAAATCAGCTGACAGTATCAGCAGAACAGATACTGGATGGCATAACTAACTGGTATCAGACAGCAATCGGTCTGGTTCCGACTATGGGTAGTTTGCATCAAGGTCATTTAAGCTTGATTGAACGGGCGCGACAAGAAAATTCCACGGTGATTGTTAGTATTTTTGTCAATCCCTTGCAATTTGGCCCCAAAGAAGATTATGGACGCTATCCAAGAACGCTAGAACAAGACCAACAATTGTGTGAACAAGCGAGTGTGGATGCCATTTTTGCACCTAATCCGGAAGAATTGGGAATTCCGGCGAAAAATATACAGGAATCTCTGGTTACACAAGTAATCCCTCCATCTGCTATGATATCTGGCTTGTGTGGTCGTTCTCGGCTAGGTCACTTTCAGGGTGTGGCAACGATTGTGACCAAGCTTTTAAACTTGGTACAACCTGATCGTGCTTATTTTGGTCAAAAGGATGGTCAGCAATTAGCTGTGATTAAACGGTTAGTGGCTGATTTGAATTTGCCTGTGGAAATTGTTGCTTGTCCTACGGTGCGGGAAGCATCGGGTTTAGCCTGTAGCTCTCGCAATCAATATTTGACTACCGAAGAAAAACAGCAGGCAGCAATATTGTATCGTGGCTTGTTGCAAGCTGAAGCTGCATTTAAGGCAGGCGATCGCCACAGTCGTGAATTGATAGCAGTGGTACAGCAGGAATTAGCTAAGGTAAGTACTGTTTTCGTGGAATATATTGAATTGGTTGAGCCGACTACGTTAATGCCATTAGATAAAATTCAGGAGGAAGGAATGCTCGCGATCGCAGCTCGTCTTGGTTCTACACGTTTGATTGACAATACCATCTTGCGCGATCGTCAACTTATCATCGCTATTGATGGGCCAGCCGGTGCGGGAAAATCCACCGTGGCTCGTCAAGTAGCAACTAAGCTGGGTTTAGTGTATTTAGATACAGGAGCCATGTACCGTGCTGTCACTTGGTTAGTGCTACAACAGGGTATTGCTATTGACGATGAGTGTGCGATCGCTGAATTAGCCAATAAATGTAAAATAGAGCTTACCCCCAATCAAGATTTAAAATCACCAGTGCGGGTGTGGATTGATAATACTGATGTGACTCAAGCAATTCGTTCCGTTGAGGTGACATCTCAAGTATCAGCGATCGCAGCTCAAACTGCTGTCCGCGAAGCGTTGGTTAAGCAGCAACAAAGCTGGGGTAAAAAAGGCGGACTAGTAGCTGAAGGTAGAGATATTGGGACTCATGTCTTCCCCGATGCGGAAGTAAAAATCTTTTTAACGGCCTCGGTAGGTGAACGCGCCCGTCGTCGTCAGCAAGACTTTCAAAAACAAGGTCAGATGGAAGTAAATCTAGCACAACTAGAAAAAGACATTGCTGAACGTGACTGGAAAGATAGCACTCGCAAAGTTTCCCCTCTGCAAAAAGCCGCAGATGCAATTGAGATTCAAACTGATGGCTTGAGCATATCAGATGTTACCGCACAAATTGTTGACTATTACCAAAACCGTTTGTCTCAATGGTAA